In the genome of Triticum urartu cultivar G1812 chromosome 5, Tu2.1, whole genome shotgun sequence, one region contains:
- the LOC125509648 gene encoding uncharacterized protein LOC125509648: protein MRRAGSLLLLLLLLSLSASTAEAHNKESSGDNAVPLTGRRWHLRGRRAMAARGHGAAGRDEAVGASNTGASQEADQASAEFVHDEGKQSKRPAARPMLQGASGHRHRHHGGDAAAMASDVLRMDYSVSVDVHSRRPINNDAPLDELMEKRP from the exons ATGAGGCGCGCAGGGAGCCTTCTTCTCCTGCTGCTTCTGCTCTCCCTGTCTGCCTCCACCGCCGAAGCACACAACAAG GAGAGCTCGGGCGACAACGCGGTGCCCTTGACCGGCCGGAGATGGCACCTGAGAGGACGGAGGGCAATGGCGGCCCGAGGGCATGGAGCAGCGGGGAGGGATGAGGCCGTGGGCGCCAGCAACACAG GAGCAAGTCAAGAAGCAGATCAGGCGTCTGCTGAATTTGTACATGATGAG GGTAAACAGAGCAAGAGGCCAGCTGCTCGGCCCATGCTTCAGGGAGCAAGCGGCCATCGACATCGTCACCACGGCGGCGACGCGGCCGCCATGGCGTCCGACGTGCTGAGGATGGACTACTCCGTCTCCGTGGACGTCCACAGCCGGCGGCCCATCAACAACGACGCTCCGTTGGATGAGCTCATGGAGAAGAGGCCCTAG
- the LOC125509647 gene encoding phosphatidylinositol 4-kinase gamma 7-like isoform X2, whose amino-acid sequence MSRDLDCPVQTQMAVAVLDRSFSSEYPASSKTEGRPLSWKRVFVQTDNGSVLGIELERGENAHSVKKKLQIALNVSTEESSLTFGDLVLNNDLSNVRNDSPLLLTRNQMHRSSSTPCLSPTGNGVQQRDRSGPIAILGCSSPSPEMKQLAKDIVKAIRNDVDPVAVNSGMGGAYYFDNIWGEHVAIVKPTDEEPFAPNNPKGFVGKTLGQPGLKRSVRVGETGFREVAAYLLDHGNFAKVPPTMLVKITHTVFNVNATVGCNHKVFHNNSQPVSKIASLQQFIPHDFDASDHGTSSFPVSAVHRIGILDIRIFNTDRHSGNLLVRKVGPGSDNFGVQTELIPIDHGLCLPECLEDPYFEWIHWPQASIPFSEEELEYIANLDPVKDADMLRMELPMIRKACLRVLVLSTIFLKEGAAFGLCLSEIGEMMSRQFTGKEEEPSELELLCMEARKWVEDRELFLPEVGVEDDDDDFTQFSLDGEDDSDAFESPSFSRFGPMKASHRNPLSKLAECDEEDDDDKEMVKDDSDPLNAKPYRGGIPKTKSKVAAKTNYSGEGSMYQSGSRSANEMLPPSASFVKLSDMGSEEWTAFLDKFQELLPSAFRARKHAAGAGPRPLQRLGTSCQF is encoded by the exons ATGTCCAGGGACTTGGATTGTCCTGTTCAGACACAGATGGCTGTTGCAGTCCTGGATCGGAGTTTCAGCAGTGAATATCCTGCAAGTAGCAAAACTGAGGGGAGACCATTGAGCTGGAAGAGAGTTTTTGTTCAAACTGATAATGGTTCTGTCCTGGGCATTGAACTGGAGAGGGGAGAAAATGCACACTCTGTGAAAAAAAAGCTGCAGATAGCTTTGAATGTTTCCACAGAGGAGAGCTCACTGACCTTTGGTGATCTTGTTCTGAACAATGATCTCAGCAATGTCCGCAATGACTCGCCGTTGCTCCTCACAAGGAATCAGATGCACCGGAGCAGCTCAACACCTTGTCTCTCTCCTACTGGAAACGGCGTGCAACAGCGAGACCGTAGTGGACCCATTGCTATCCTTGGATGTTCAAGCCCTTCCCCTGAGATGAAACAGCTTGCTAAGGATATTGTCAAAGCCATAAGGAATGATGTTGACCCAGTAGCTGTTAACAGTGGGATGGGTGGTGCCTACTACTTTGATAACATTTGGGGTGAACATGTTGCAATTGTAAAGCCAACCGATGAGGAACCATTTGCTCCAAATAATCCTAAAGGCTTTGTAGGGAAGACCCTTGGACAGCCAGGTCTCAAAAGGTCTGTACGAGTTGGTGAGACAGGGTTCAGAGAGGTTGCTGCTTACCTCCTTGACCATGGCAACTTTGCAAAAGTTCCTCCAACCATGCTGGTCAAGATCACACACACTGTGTTCAATGTGAATGCCACTGTTGGCTGCAATCATAAGGTGTTCCACAACAATTCACAGCCCGTGAGCAAGATTGCATCATTGCAGCAGTTCATCCCTCATGATTTTGATGCCAGCGACCATGGGACATCAAGCTTCCCTGTATCTGCTGTGCACAGGATCGGCATTCTTGACATCAGAATCTTCAACACGGACAGGCATTCGGGCAATCTTCTGGTCAGGAAAGTTGGTCCTGGGTCTGACAACTTTGGAGTGCAGACCGAACTCATTCCTATCGACCATGGTCTTTGTCTGCCCGAATGTCTAGAGGACCCTTACTTTGAATGGATTCACTGGCCGCAAGCATCCATCCCTTTCTCTGAGGAGGAACTTGAATACATTGCAAATTTGGATCCTGTAAAAGATGCTGACATGCTGCGCATGGAGCTTCCCATGATCCGCAAGGCATGTCTGCGGGTGCTGGTGCTGTCAACAATATTTCTCAAGGAAGGTGCAGCATTTGGCCTCTGCTTGTCCGAAATAGGAGAGATGATGAGCAGGCAGTTTACTGGGAAAGAAGAAGAGCCAAGTGAGCTTGAGCTTCTTTGCATGGAGGCAAGGAAGTGGGTCGAGGACAGAGAGCTATTTCTTCCAGAAGTTGGAGTTGAAGACGACGATGATGACTTCACCCAGTTCTCTCTTGACGGCGAGGATGATTCAGATGCATTTGAATCACCCTCATTCAGCAGGTTTGGTCCCATGAAGGCAAGCCACAGGAATCCACTGTCAAAGCTAGCCGAGTGTGACGAGGAGGATGATGATGACAAGGAGATGGTGAAGGATGACTCTGACCCCTTGAACG CTAAACCCTACCGCGGAGGCATTCCGAAGACGAAGAGCAAGGTGGCTGCTAAAACTAACTATAGTGGCGAAGGTAGTATGTATCAGTCTGGAAGCAGGAGCGCGAACGAGATGCTCCCTCCCAGCGCCAGTTTTGTGAAGCTGTCGGACATGGGCTCCGAGGAGTGGACCGCGTTCCTCGACAAGTTCCAGGAGCTCCTCCCGAGCGCTTTCCGAGCACGGAAGCACGCGGCTGGCGCCGGCCCGCGCCCACTGCAGAGGCTGGGAACTTCTTGCCAGTTTTGA
- the LOC125509647 gene encoding phosphatidylinositol 4-kinase gamma 5-like isoform X1, with product MSRDLDCPVQTQMAVAVLDRSFSSEYPASSKTEGRPLSWKRVFVQTDNGSVLGIELERGENAHSVKKKLQIALNVSTEESSLTFGDLVLNNDLSNVRNDSPLLLTRNQMHRSSSTPCLSPTGNGVQQRDRSGPIAILGCSSPSPEMKQLAKDIVKAIRNDVDPVAVNSGMGGAYYFDNIWGEHVAIVKPTDEEPFAPNNPKGFVGKTLGQPGLKRSVRVGETGFREVAAYLLDHGNFAKVPPTMLVKITHTVFNVNATVGCNHKVFHNNSQPVSKIASLQQFIPHDFDASDHGTSSFPVSAVHRIGILDIRIFNTDRHSGNLLVRKVGPGSDNFGVQTELIPIDHGLCLPECLEDPYFEWIHWPQASIPFSEEELEYIANLDPVKDADMLRMELPMIRKACLRVLVLSTIFLKEGAAFGLCLSEIGEMMSRQFTGKEEEPSELELLCMEARKWVEDRELFLPEVGVEDDDDDFTQFSLDGEDDSDAFESPSFSRFGPMKASHRNPLSKLAECDEEDDDDKEMVKDDSDPLNGMFPKLVPPVSKLSASLKGFGFHGKAKPYRGGIPKTKSKVAAKTNYSGEGSMYQSGSRSANEMLPPSASFVKLSDMGSEEWTAFLDKFQELLPSAFRARKHAAGAGPRPLQRLGTSCQF from the coding sequence ATGTCCAGGGACTTGGATTGTCCTGTTCAGACACAGATGGCTGTTGCAGTCCTGGATCGGAGTTTCAGCAGTGAATATCCTGCAAGTAGCAAAACTGAGGGGAGACCATTGAGCTGGAAGAGAGTTTTTGTTCAAACTGATAATGGTTCTGTCCTGGGCATTGAACTGGAGAGGGGAGAAAATGCACACTCTGTGAAAAAAAAGCTGCAGATAGCTTTGAATGTTTCCACAGAGGAGAGCTCACTGACCTTTGGTGATCTTGTTCTGAACAATGATCTCAGCAATGTCCGCAATGACTCGCCGTTGCTCCTCACAAGGAATCAGATGCACCGGAGCAGCTCAACACCTTGTCTCTCTCCTACTGGAAACGGCGTGCAACAGCGAGACCGTAGTGGACCCATTGCTATCCTTGGATGTTCAAGCCCTTCCCCTGAGATGAAACAGCTTGCTAAGGATATTGTCAAAGCCATAAGGAATGATGTTGACCCAGTAGCTGTTAACAGTGGGATGGGTGGTGCCTACTACTTTGATAACATTTGGGGTGAACATGTTGCAATTGTAAAGCCAACCGATGAGGAACCATTTGCTCCAAATAATCCTAAAGGCTTTGTAGGGAAGACCCTTGGACAGCCAGGTCTCAAAAGGTCTGTACGAGTTGGTGAGACAGGGTTCAGAGAGGTTGCTGCTTACCTCCTTGACCATGGCAACTTTGCAAAAGTTCCTCCAACCATGCTGGTCAAGATCACACACACTGTGTTCAATGTGAATGCCACTGTTGGCTGCAATCATAAGGTGTTCCACAACAATTCACAGCCCGTGAGCAAGATTGCATCATTGCAGCAGTTCATCCCTCATGATTTTGATGCCAGCGACCATGGGACATCAAGCTTCCCTGTATCTGCTGTGCACAGGATCGGCATTCTTGACATCAGAATCTTCAACACGGACAGGCATTCGGGCAATCTTCTGGTCAGGAAAGTTGGTCCTGGGTCTGACAACTTTGGAGTGCAGACCGAACTCATTCCTATCGACCATGGTCTTTGTCTGCCCGAATGTCTAGAGGACCCTTACTTTGAATGGATTCACTGGCCGCAAGCATCCATCCCTTTCTCTGAGGAGGAACTTGAATACATTGCAAATTTGGATCCTGTAAAAGATGCTGACATGCTGCGCATGGAGCTTCCCATGATCCGCAAGGCATGTCTGCGGGTGCTGGTGCTGTCAACAATATTTCTCAAGGAAGGTGCAGCATTTGGCCTCTGCTTGTCCGAAATAGGAGAGATGATGAGCAGGCAGTTTACTGGGAAAGAAGAAGAGCCAAGTGAGCTTGAGCTTCTTTGCATGGAGGCAAGGAAGTGGGTCGAGGACAGAGAGCTATTTCTTCCAGAAGTTGGAGTTGAAGACGACGATGATGACTTCACCCAGTTCTCTCTTGACGGCGAGGATGATTCAGATGCATTTGAATCACCCTCATTCAGCAGGTTTGGTCCCATGAAGGCAAGCCACAGGAATCCACTGTCAAAGCTAGCCGAGTGTGACGAGGAGGATGATGATGACAAGGAGATGGTGAAGGATGACTCTGACCCCTTGAACGGTATGTTTCCTAAGCTGGTCCCTCCTGTCTCAAAGCTGTCCGCGTCGCTGAAGGGGTTTGGTTTCCATGGGAAAGCTAAACCCTACCGCGGAGGCATTCCGAAGACGAAGAGCAAGGTGGCTGCTAAAACTAACTATAGTGGCGAAGGTAGTATGTATCAGTCTGGAAGCAGGAGCGCGAACGAGATGCTCCCTCCCAGCGCCAGTTTTGTGAAGCTGTCGGACATGGGCTCCGAGGAGTGGACCGCGTTCCTCGACAAGTTCCAGGAGCTCCTCCCGAGCGCTTTCCGAGCACGGAAGCACGCGGCTGGCGCCGGCCCGCGCCCACTGCAGAGGCTGGGAACTTCTTGCCAGTTTTGA